A single genomic interval of Oryzias latipes chromosome 3, ASM223467v1 harbors:
- the tp53bp1 gene encoding TP53-binding protein 1 isoform X3, whose product MDPSGSDLDSSLPQPENPCLIVEDSQPDSVALEDDPESSYRALLARRLSILQPASRSPVLELISSPLGSRSSQTDSQSTSDTDRQPCGAVSGRPVQNSRGCADMDPGADSTTNCVQPEGDSCHLGFLELSQSQDLQAEEILGCPSHTDKPRSSAERSVGAETQSLVAPRSEVSSSSSSGSVWQANLQVLSRAPNASGCAERDLRDQEILSSQEDLFDADKTGAAVDSTVSQSDQQGHPSLTPAHTLRLLHLSGQGTLVQDSLSQNSGDYVGPTPDSFPHTPLIVPSSPTEPEPPNGAGDAMDTSKPQPSASTPVSQSTPGFAFERLLPVPSQPEFSHDVFAPTQSQKASQPQEKSPSSDLGLDPAPCSTLQLSESCSRQERSLEEDSQATQIEAPEEAPSGDISPCRTPGSDARGEGGAAEEPTITELDRDSLDVEDAGRRAHSPPPEATPSSLPSQSVISQPAVADSGGGNAMSLSEEAHQHGAETDKGRGVGCDEGEEEEPAGGPSGLALVLSQSQLLSPEHMEEGEDEGGERPPHRENGHAPISNSLPHKEVQPASDGTSQTGMLGRKAQSLEDKSLSDSSADGELTGPPASATPPLVSQLGQTLRHSTPIETASFSEKSDVPAEVAGADSPSVDGDGKLSLRMKLVTPVEEGSSERFSLQKPALSEEDAAGVKVATVSMAAPSSPSVFTRVRQVHRQREAGGDLQPGSSTTAVEEGLSASPKRSSQMPSRGCSSLPSSQPEPLQQGGSAVPQGSLKPAVEPPEEQQGAPQAPEPPRPGAADPQKRVSQQAVNSTVTSTPSKGEPESPLLRRAAGPAHHRHVRTIQEVRTTITRIITDVYYEDGREVDRRVTEESEEPVVDCQVLEEVSPCRTGSSSVTLGDLADISSLSSKASSLQHSSGGTSSSTGPPRPDFVIPPSRGARSMSPRRGGGHLQRGHRGNRVGSVASPGRGFNTSGSRAFLPMTPRGRARRGRPPSRSFMSRGGAVGSLQRTVAHGHTPSSSEEEPYTLIGPPLLPVSPTDPKPPSRSDSLRSSPEVASSAGSSFVGLRVVAKWSSNGYFYSGRIMKDAGEGRFRLRFDDGYECEVAGRDILLCDPIPVETEVTALLEDEYFSVGVVKGHRAEGSELFYSIERDGQRHWHNRTAVILSLDQGNRLREQHSLGPYETSTPLTKASDISLDNLVEGKRRRKGTPGGAHTPNRSSSSSPRTPGPSGKRKLMAPEENRTPSKRGRRGGGSRAAQRFTVCNTSGSGTELPGQSGDPAETHGPLPQNASLFMGFAFMLTASSETDRLSNLAFSEDEEDYVQTGPYNKAYTESQLQAGGGFILPDFNEEQCQAAYQSLLIADQHCRTRKYLLCVSSGVPCVSHIWVRDCCRENKLLNYRNYLLPAGAGPDGAIVEWHPRCSPFKALHVLLLSQQPQELWAQLATMGGASSVRQLQVDDSSDIPAGKFDVAVTDHTCPPQVRRRVTSQEVPVVPPEWLIQSLICGKRMDFRRGWDGSSSPCSSSS is encoded by the exons ATGGATCCCAGTGGAAGCGACCTGGACTCCAGCCTGCCGCAGCCAGAAAACCCGTGCCTGATCGTGGAGGACTCCCAGCCGGACAGTGTCGCTCTGGAGGACGACCCCGAGAGCAGCTACCGAGCCCTGCTAGCCCGCCGCCTGTCCATCCTGCAGCCCGCTTCCCGCAGCCCAGTCCTG GAGCTGATCTCGTCCCCCTTGGGCAGCAGAAGCTCTCAGACCGACAGCCAGTCCACGTCCG ACACTGACCGGCAGCCCTGTGGGGCTGTCAGCGGCCGTCCGGTGCAGAACAGCAGAGG gTGTGCAGACATGGATCCTGGTGCTGATTCTACAACAAACTGCGTTCAGCCTGAAG GGGACTCTTGTCACCTGGGCTTCCTGGAGCTCTCTCAGAGTCAGGATCTCCAGGCTGAGGAAATCTTAGGTTGCCCCTCCCACACCGACAAGCCCAGAAGCTCAG CAGAGCGGAGTGTTGGTGCAGAGACTCAAAGCCTTGTGGCGCCAAG GTCTGAGGtgagctccagcagctcctcgGGGTCTGTCTGGCAGGCGAACCTCCAGGTCCTGTCGCGCGCCCCCAACGCGTCAGGCTGCGCTGAGCGGGACCTTCGGGACCAGGAGATCCTGTCGTCGCAGGAAGACCTGTTTGATGCAGACAAGACAG GAGCTGCAGTGGACAGCACCGTGTCGCAGTCGGATCAGCAAGGCCACCCCTCCTTGACCCCAGCCCACACCCTGCGACTGCTACATCTGTCTGGACAGGGCACTCTGGTGCAGGACAGCCTGTCCCA GAACTCTGGGGATTATGTGGGCCCCACTCCAGACAGCTTCCCCCATACTCCTCTGATAGTTCCCAGTTCaccaacagaaccagaaccaccgaatg GTGCTGGGGATGCCATGGACACCTCTAAGCCACAACCCTCTGCCTCCACTCCCGTGTCCCAGAGCACGCCTGGTTTCGCCTTTGAGCGCCTCCTTCCAGTGCCGTCTCAGCCCGAGTTCTCCCAC GACGTGTTCGCCCCGACACAGAGCCAGAAGGCCTCACAACCACAGGAGAAGTCGCCGTCTTCTGATCTGGGTTTGGATCCGGCACCGTGTTCCACTTTGCAGCTGTCTGAGAGCTGCAGCCGGCAGGAGCGCAGCCTGGAGGAGGACAGTCAGGCCACGCAGATCGAGGCGCCGGAAGAGGCGCCCAGCGGGGACATCAGCCCCTGCAGGACTCCCGGCTCTGATGCGAGGGGAGAAGGTGGTGCGGCGGAGGAACCAACCATCACAGAACTTGACAGGGACTCTCTGGACGTGGAGGATGCGGGCAGGCGGGCGCACTCGCCCCCGCCTGAAGCCACGCCCAGCAGCCTGCCTTCACAGTCCGTTATCTCTCAGCCTGCCGTGGCTGACTCCGGAGGAGGAAACGCCATGAGCCTGTCTGAAGAGGCACATCAGCATGGAGCAGAGACAGACAAAGGGAGGGGGGTCGGATGTGATgaaggggaggaagaggagcctgCAGGAGGCCCTTCAGGACTGGCTCTGGTCCTGTCCCAGAGCCAGCTTCTGTCCCCTGAACAcatggaggagggggaggacgAGGGTGGAGAGAGGCCTCCGCACAGGGAGAACGGACACGCCCCCATCTCCAACAGCCTCCCCCACAAAGAGGTGCAGCCGGCTTCAGACGGGACGTCCCAGACGGGGATGTTGGGGCGTAAAGCTCAGAGCCTGGAGGACAAAAGTCTGAGCGACAGCTCAGCAG ATGGAGAGCTGACAGGCCCCCCTGCCAGCGCCACGCCGCCTCTGGTCAGCCAGCTGGGGCAGACGCTCAGACACAGCACCCCCATCG AAACCGCCTCCTTTTCCGAAAAATCGGACGTCCCCGCAGAGGTGGCGGGGGCGGACTCCCCCTCGGTGGACGGGGACGGGAAGCTGAGCCTGAGGATGAAGCTGGTGACGCCGGTGGAGGAGGGCAGCTCCGAGCGCTTCAGCCTGCAGA AGCCAGCTTTGTCAGAGGAGGACGCAGCCGGGGTCAAGGTCGCCACCGTTTCCATGGCAGCCCCCAG CAGTCCCTCTGTGTTCACCCGAGTGCGGCAGGTGCACCGGCAGCGGGAGGCGGGGGGAGACCTCCAGCCTGGGAGCAGCACCACGGCTGTCGA GGAGGGGCTGTCGGCGTCCCCAAAGAGGAGCTCACAGATGCCTTCGCGTGGATGCAGCAGCCTGCCGAGCAGCCAGCCGGAGCCCCTGCAGCAGGGGGGGTCGGCAGTGCCGCAGGGGAGCCTCAAGCCTGCCGTCGAGCCACCCGAAGAGCAGCAAGGGGCACCTCAGGCCCCTGAGCCCCCCCGTCCAGGTGCAGCAGACCCACAAAAACGGGTCTCCCAGCAGGCGGTCAACAGCACGGTCACCTCCACCCCCTCCAAG GGAGAACCGGAGTCTCCGTTGCTCAGGAGAGCCGCCGGCCCGGCTCACCACAGACACGTACGCACCATCCAGGAGGTGCGGACCACCATCACGCGCATCATCACAGACGTCTACTATGAGGATGGCAGGGAGGTGGATCGCAGGGTCACAGAG GAGAGTGAGGAGCCTGTGGTGGACTGCCAGGTCTTGGAGGAAGTTTCTCCGTGCCGCACAGGCAGCAGCTCGGTCACCTTGGGGGACCTGGCGGACATCAGCTCCCTGTCCTCCAAGGCCTCCAGCCTGCAGCACAGCTCTGGGGGCACCAGCAGCAGCACGGGCCCCCCAAGGCCAGACTTCGTCATTCCTCCCAGCAGAGGGGCAAGATCCATGAG tcCCAGAAGGGGAGGTGGGCATTTACAGAGGGGTCACAGGGGTAACAGGGTGGGGTCAGTGGCCTCCCCAGGCAGAGGCTTCAATACTTCAGGGTCCCGGGCCTTCCTCCCCATGACCCCTCGGGGTAGGGCTAGAAGGGGCCGGCCCCCATCCCGCTCCTTCATGTCCAG AGGGGGGGCTGTTGGCTCGCTGCAGAGGACCGTCGCTCACGGACACACGCCGTCTTCTTCAGAGGAGGAACCCTACACCCTCATCGGGCCCCCGCTCCTCCCCGTCAGCCCCACAGACCCCAAACCCCCAAGCCGCTCAGATTCCCTCAGGTCCTCGCCGGAAGTGGCGAGCTCGGCCGGCAGCAGCTTCGTGGGACTGCGCGTCGTTGCCAAATGGTCCTCCAACGGCTACTTCTACTCGGGCCGCATCATGAAGGATGCCGGGGAGGGGCGGTTTCGCCTGCGTTTCGATGACGGCTACGAGTGTGAGGTGGCGGGAAGGGACATCCTGCTGTGTGACCCCATCCCCGTGGAGACAGAGGTCACAGCTCTGCTGGAAGACGAGTACTTCAGCGTAG gggTTGTGAAGGGCCACAGGGCTGAGGGCTCCGAGCTGTTCTACAGCATCGAGCGGGACGGCCAAAGGCACTGGCACAACCGCACCGCGGTCATCCTGTCTCTGGACCAGGGGAACCGGCTGAGGGAGCAGCACAGCCTGGGACCCTATGAAACGAGCACCCCCCTGACCAAAGCATCCGACATCAGCCTGG ATAACCTGGTGGAGGGGAAGAGGAGGCGCAAAGGAACCCCAGGGGGGGCGCACACCCCCAACCGCAGCTCCTCTAGCAGCCCTCGGACCCCCGGCCCCTCCGGCAAAAGGAAGCTAATGGCTCCAGAGGAGAACCGGACGCCGTCAAAGAGGGGACGCAGAGGGGGGGGGTCTCGAGCGG CTCAGCGGTTTACCGTCTGTAACACGTCCGGCAGCGGCACCGAGCTCCCAGGTCAGTCCGGTGACCCGGCGGAGACGCACGGCCCCCTTCCCCAGAACGCGTCCCTCTTCATGGGTTTCGCTTTCATGCTGACGGCCTCGTCCGAGACCGACCGGCTGTCAAACCTGGCCTTCAGCGAGGATGAGGAGG ATTACGTGCAGACGGGTCCGTATAACAAAGCCTACACAGAGTCCCAGCTGCAAGCCGGGGGGGGCTTCATCCTCCCGGACTTCAATGAGGAGCAG TGTCAGGCGGCCTACCAGAGCCTGCTGATCGCAGACCAGCACTGCCGCaccaggaagtacctgctgtgCGTGTCCAGCGGCGTGCCGTGTGTGTCTCACATTTGGGTTCGGGActgctgcagagaaaacaagCTGCTGAACTACAGGAACTACTTGCTGCCGGCAGGGGCGGGGCCTGACGGCGCCATCGTGGAGTG GCATCCGCGCTGCAGCCCCTTCAAGGCCCTGCACGTCCTGCTGCTGTCGCAGCAGCCGCAGGAGCTGTGGGCGCAGCTGGCCACCATGGGCGGGGCCTCCTCAGTGCGGCAGCTGCAGGTGGACGACAGCTCAG ACATTCCTGCCGGGAAGTTCGACGTGGCGGTGACGGACCACACCTGTCCGCCGCAGGTCAGGAGAAGAGTGACATCCCAGGAAGTGCCCGTGGTACCTCCCGAGTGGCTGATTCAGAGTCTGATCTGCGGCAAGCGGATGGATTTTCGGCGCGGCTGGGATGGCTCCTCCTCTccgtgctcctcctcctcctaa
- the tp53bp1 gene encoding TP53-binding protein 1 isoform X6 — protein MDPGADSTTNCVQPEGDSCHLGFLELSQSQDLQAEEILGCPSHTDKPRSSAERSVGAETQSLVAPRSEVSSSSSSGSVWQANLQVLSRAPNASGCAERDLRDQEILSSQEDLFDADKTGAAVDSTVSQSDQQGHPSLTPAHTLRLLHLSGQGTLVQDSLSQNSGDYVGPTPDSFPHTPLIVPSSPTEPEPPNGAGDAMDTSKPQPSASTPVSQSTPGFAFERLLPVPSQPEFSHDVFAPTQSQKASQPQEKSPSSDLGLDPAPCSTLQLSESCSRQERSLEEDSQATQIEAPEEAPSGDISPCRTPGSDARGEGGAAEEPTITELDRDSLDVEDAGRRAHSPPPEATPSSLPSQSVISQPAVADSGGGNAMSLSEEAHQHGAETDKGRGVGCDEGEEEEPAGGPSGLALVLSQSQLLSPEHMEEGEDEGGERPPHRENGHAPISNSLPHKEVQPASDGTSQTGMLGRKAQSLEDKSLSDSSADMSFHFTLPKDGELTGPPASATPPLVSQLGQTLRHSTPIETASFSEKSDVPAEVAGADSPSVDGDGKLSLRMKLVTPVEEGSSERFSLQKPALSEEDAAGVKVATVSMAAPSSPSVFTRVRQVHRQREAGGDLQPGSSTTAVEEGLSASPKRSSQMPSRGCSSLPSSQPEPLQQGGSAVPQGSLKPAVEPPEEQQGAPQAPEPPRPGAADPQKRVSQQAVNSTVTSTPSKGEPESPLLRRAAGPAHHRHVRTIQEVRTTITRIITDVYYEDGREVDRRVTEESEEPVVDCQVLEEVSPCRTGSSSVTLGDLADISSLSSKASSLQHSSGGTSSSTGPPRPDFVIPPSRGARSMSPRRGGGHLQRGHRGNRVGSVASPGRGFNTSGSRAFLPMTPRGRARRGRPPSRSFMSRGGAVGSLQRTVAHGHTPSSSEEEPYTLIGPPLLPVSPTDPKPPSRSDSLRSSPEVASSAGSSFVGLRVVAKWSSNGYFYSGRIMKDAGEGRFRLRFDDGYECEVAGRDILLCDPIPVETEVTALLEDEYFSVGVVKGHRAEGSELFYSIERDGQRHWHNRTAVILSLDQGNRLREQHSLGPYETSTPLTKASDISLDNLVEGKRRRKGTPGGAHTPNRSSSSSPRTPGPSGKRKLMAPEENRTPSKRGRRGGGSRAAQRFTVCNTSGSGTELPGQSGDPAETHGPLPQNASLFMGFAFMLTASSETDRLSNLAFSEDEEDYVQTGPYNKAYTESQLQAGGGFILPDFNEEQCQAAYQSLLIADQHCRTRKYLLCVSSGVPCVSHIWVRDCCRENKLLNYRNYLLPAGAGPDGAIVEWHPRCSPFKALHVLLLSQQPQELWAQLATMGGASSVRQLQVDDSSDIPAGKFDVAVTDHTCPPQVRRRVTSQEVPVVPPEWLIQSLICGKRMDFRRGWDGSSSPCSSSS, from the exons ATGGATCCTGGTGCTGATTCTACAACAAACTGCGTTCAGCCTGAAG GGGACTCTTGTCACCTGGGCTTCCTGGAGCTCTCTCAGAGTCAGGATCTCCAGGCTGAGGAAATCTTAGGTTGCCCCTCCCACACCGACAAGCCCAGAAGCTCAG CAGAGCGGAGTGTTGGTGCAGAGACTCAAAGCCTTGTGGCGCCAAG GTCTGAGGtgagctccagcagctcctcgGGGTCTGTCTGGCAGGCGAACCTCCAGGTCCTGTCGCGCGCCCCCAACGCGTCAGGCTGCGCTGAGCGGGACCTTCGGGACCAGGAGATCCTGTCGTCGCAGGAAGACCTGTTTGATGCAGACAAGACAG GAGCTGCAGTGGACAGCACCGTGTCGCAGTCGGATCAGCAAGGCCACCCCTCCTTGACCCCAGCCCACACCCTGCGACTGCTACATCTGTCTGGACAGGGCACTCTGGTGCAGGACAGCCTGTCCCA GAACTCTGGGGATTATGTGGGCCCCACTCCAGACAGCTTCCCCCATACTCCTCTGATAGTTCCCAGTTCaccaacagaaccagaaccaccgaatg GTGCTGGGGATGCCATGGACACCTCTAAGCCACAACCCTCTGCCTCCACTCCCGTGTCCCAGAGCACGCCTGGTTTCGCCTTTGAGCGCCTCCTTCCAGTGCCGTCTCAGCCCGAGTTCTCCCAC GACGTGTTCGCCCCGACACAGAGCCAGAAGGCCTCACAACCACAGGAGAAGTCGCCGTCTTCTGATCTGGGTTTGGATCCGGCACCGTGTTCCACTTTGCAGCTGTCTGAGAGCTGCAGCCGGCAGGAGCGCAGCCTGGAGGAGGACAGTCAGGCCACGCAGATCGAGGCGCCGGAAGAGGCGCCCAGCGGGGACATCAGCCCCTGCAGGACTCCCGGCTCTGATGCGAGGGGAGAAGGTGGTGCGGCGGAGGAACCAACCATCACAGAACTTGACAGGGACTCTCTGGACGTGGAGGATGCGGGCAGGCGGGCGCACTCGCCCCCGCCTGAAGCCACGCCCAGCAGCCTGCCTTCACAGTCCGTTATCTCTCAGCCTGCCGTGGCTGACTCCGGAGGAGGAAACGCCATGAGCCTGTCTGAAGAGGCACATCAGCATGGAGCAGAGACAGACAAAGGGAGGGGGGTCGGATGTGATgaaggggaggaagaggagcctgCAGGAGGCCCTTCAGGACTGGCTCTGGTCCTGTCCCAGAGCCAGCTTCTGTCCCCTGAACAcatggaggagggggaggacgAGGGTGGAGAGAGGCCTCCGCACAGGGAGAACGGACACGCCCCCATCTCCAACAGCCTCCCCCACAAAGAGGTGCAGCCGGCTTCAGACGGGACGTCCCAGACGGGGATGTTGGGGCGTAAAGCTCAGAGCCTGGAGGACAAAAGTCTGAGCGACAGCTCAGCAG ATATGTCCTTTCACTTCACTCTTCCTAAAGATGGAGAGCTGACAGGCCCCCCTGCCAGCGCCACGCCGCCTCTGGTCAGCCAGCTGGGGCAGACGCTCAGACACAGCACCCCCATCG AAACCGCCTCCTTTTCCGAAAAATCGGACGTCCCCGCAGAGGTGGCGGGGGCGGACTCCCCCTCGGTGGACGGGGACGGGAAGCTGAGCCTGAGGATGAAGCTGGTGACGCCGGTGGAGGAGGGCAGCTCCGAGCGCTTCAGCCTGCAGA AGCCAGCTTTGTCAGAGGAGGACGCAGCCGGGGTCAAGGTCGCCACCGTTTCCATGGCAGCCCCCAG CAGTCCCTCTGTGTTCACCCGAGTGCGGCAGGTGCACCGGCAGCGGGAGGCGGGGGGAGACCTCCAGCCTGGGAGCAGCACCACGGCTGTCGA GGAGGGGCTGTCGGCGTCCCCAAAGAGGAGCTCACAGATGCCTTCGCGTGGATGCAGCAGCCTGCCGAGCAGCCAGCCGGAGCCCCTGCAGCAGGGGGGGTCGGCAGTGCCGCAGGGGAGCCTCAAGCCTGCCGTCGAGCCACCCGAAGAGCAGCAAGGGGCACCTCAGGCCCCTGAGCCCCCCCGTCCAGGTGCAGCAGACCCACAAAAACGGGTCTCCCAGCAGGCGGTCAACAGCACGGTCACCTCCACCCCCTCCAAG GGAGAACCGGAGTCTCCGTTGCTCAGGAGAGCCGCCGGCCCGGCTCACCACAGACACGTACGCACCATCCAGGAGGTGCGGACCACCATCACGCGCATCATCACAGACGTCTACTATGAGGATGGCAGGGAGGTGGATCGCAGGGTCACAGAG GAGAGTGAGGAGCCTGTGGTGGACTGCCAGGTCTTGGAGGAAGTTTCTCCGTGCCGCACAGGCAGCAGCTCGGTCACCTTGGGGGACCTGGCGGACATCAGCTCCCTGTCCTCCAAGGCCTCCAGCCTGCAGCACAGCTCTGGGGGCACCAGCAGCAGCACGGGCCCCCCAAGGCCAGACTTCGTCATTCCTCCCAGCAGAGGGGCAAGATCCATGAG tcCCAGAAGGGGAGGTGGGCATTTACAGAGGGGTCACAGGGGTAACAGGGTGGGGTCAGTGGCCTCCCCAGGCAGAGGCTTCAATACTTCAGGGTCCCGGGCCTTCCTCCCCATGACCCCTCGGGGTAGGGCTAGAAGGGGCCGGCCCCCATCCCGCTCCTTCATGTCCAG AGGGGGGGCTGTTGGCTCGCTGCAGAGGACCGTCGCTCACGGACACACGCCGTCTTCTTCAGAGGAGGAACCCTACACCCTCATCGGGCCCCCGCTCCTCCCCGTCAGCCCCACAGACCCCAAACCCCCAAGCCGCTCAGATTCCCTCAGGTCCTCGCCGGAAGTGGCGAGCTCGGCCGGCAGCAGCTTCGTGGGACTGCGCGTCGTTGCCAAATGGTCCTCCAACGGCTACTTCTACTCGGGCCGCATCATGAAGGATGCCGGGGAGGGGCGGTTTCGCCTGCGTTTCGATGACGGCTACGAGTGTGAGGTGGCGGGAAGGGACATCCTGCTGTGTGACCCCATCCCCGTGGAGACAGAGGTCACAGCTCTGCTGGAAGACGAGTACTTCAGCGTAG gggTTGTGAAGGGCCACAGGGCTGAGGGCTCCGAGCTGTTCTACAGCATCGAGCGGGACGGCCAAAGGCACTGGCACAACCGCACCGCGGTCATCCTGTCTCTGGACCAGGGGAACCGGCTGAGGGAGCAGCACAGCCTGGGACCCTATGAAACGAGCACCCCCCTGACCAAAGCATCCGACATCAGCCTGG ATAACCTGGTGGAGGGGAAGAGGAGGCGCAAAGGAACCCCAGGGGGGGCGCACACCCCCAACCGCAGCTCCTCTAGCAGCCCTCGGACCCCCGGCCCCTCCGGCAAAAGGAAGCTAATGGCTCCAGAGGAGAACCGGACGCCGTCAAAGAGGGGACGCAGAGGGGGGGGGTCTCGAGCGG CTCAGCGGTTTACCGTCTGTAACACGTCCGGCAGCGGCACCGAGCTCCCAGGTCAGTCCGGTGACCCGGCGGAGACGCACGGCCCCCTTCCCCAGAACGCGTCCCTCTTCATGGGTTTCGCTTTCATGCTGACGGCCTCGTCCGAGACCGACCGGCTGTCAAACCTGGCCTTCAGCGAGGATGAGGAGG ATTACGTGCAGACGGGTCCGTATAACAAAGCCTACACAGAGTCCCAGCTGCAAGCCGGGGGGGGCTTCATCCTCCCGGACTTCAATGAGGAGCAG TGTCAGGCGGCCTACCAGAGCCTGCTGATCGCAGACCAGCACTGCCGCaccaggaagtacctgctgtgCGTGTCCAGCGGCGTGCCGTGTGTGTCTCACATTTGGGTTCGGGActgctgcagagaaaacaagCTGCTGAACTACAGGAACTACTTGCTGCCGGCAGGGGCGGGGCCTGACGGCGCCATCGTGGAGTG GCATCCGCGCTGCAGCCCCTTCAAGGCCCTGCACGTCCTGCTGCTGTCGCAGCAGCCGCAGGAGCTGTGGGCGCAGCTGGCCACCATGGGCGGGGCCTCCTCAGTGCGGCAGCTGCAGGTGGACGACAGCTCAG ACATTCCTGCCGGGAAGTTCGACGTGGCGGTGACGGACCACACCTGTCCGCCGCAGGTCAGGAGAAGAGTGACATCCCAGGAAGTGCCCGTGGTACCTCCCGAGTGGCTGATTCAGAGTCTGATCTGCGGCAAGCGGATGGATTTTCGGCGCGGCTGGGATGGCTCCTCCTCTccgtgctcctcctcctcctaa